From the Lathyrus oleraceus cultivar Zhongwan6 chromosome 3, CAAS_Psat_ZW6_1.0, whole genome shotgun sequence genome, the window TACCGTGTTTTTCATCTGTTTTTTTTTTCACTGTCTGTGTTCTTGAATTAATTTTGATTTTGTTCACCATTGTGTGTTTTCAATATCGTGTATGTACCAATTTAATATCAGGTAAACCTAGGGTTTGTTGGTTTACCCTTATCTAACAAGCTCTATATTTCTTTTCTCACTCAATAACTATTGGTTTTTGTAATTTACCTCTAAGTTGTTTAAATATTTTCGGTCCTAAATACAAAAAGATGAAGAAATAAAAGGAGATGGAAACATCGAATTCAAGCGAGCTGAATGAAATGGAGAAAGGCATCAGGTATTTTATGTGATGCAAAGCTCTGCGATTTTGTATGAGACAAAATGTTGGGTGGTTAAGAATCGATACGAGAATAAATTAAGGGTATCAGAGATGAGGATGTTGCGGTGAATGTGTGATAAGACTCGACAGATTAAAGCTAGAAATAAAAATATTAGAGAGAGTGTCGGGGTAACATCTATAATGGAGAAGTTGGTGGAAAATAGACTTAGAGGGTTTGAACATGTAGAGAGAAGACTTGTAAATTCTATAGTAAGAAGGGTAAACTAGATAAAAAGAAGGTAAATAATTAGAGGAAGAAGAGGACCTAGAGAGACTATGAGAGAAGTTATTAAGAAAAATTTCGAGATTAGTGATTTGGATATTAGCACTATCCTTGATAGAACATTATGGCAAAAACTGACTCCACTTAGTGCGATAAGGTTTAGTTGTTGTTATTGCTATGTTAAGTTCATGATGCTCCCTACATCAATAATTTTGGAAAATATTAGTTTGAAAATATTCTTCACATTAATAACTGTTTTGtcccttttttttttttggttgAAACCATAAATTATTTACTTTCTTGAACTATGTGTTCAATCATAGACTATTGCTTCATTATTAGTGCCAAATGTATCTATTTATTATTTATTGCTTAGAATTGTGGAATGGGTTGTATTTTCTATCAGAGGGAATAGAGAGTTTATGAAGCCTTTTTATATGTATTTGATTTGTCTACTATTTCGAATCTTTGAAACAATGAAAATTTTAATTAATGTAAACACTCTTATCCTTTAATTATTTGTTGGTTTACTTTTGATAACCATGCTCTAGCAATTTTGCTATAGTACACAAGCACATTTTCATGTCCTGTTGTCATTGCCATTCTAACTTTGCTGAGTTTGCTTGCTTTTATATATTTGAATTAATTAAAGTTTAATTCATTTAATGAATTATGCTACAACTACCATTTGGTTATGCTGTGATATAATGGGTTAATAGTTTTGGATCATGAAGATGTTATGCATTGCTGTGAAAAATGCAGGTTACAACAACATTGAGTCTCTACTTTCATAGAGTTGcatgtaatttgaaagtttcTTCATTATATTTGTTTGTCATTCGTGATTAACCATGCAATGCAACAACAGCTCTTAATTTTGTTTTTCCAAATTTCTTGGAATGGATAAATGCTCTTTATTTACAGGTGAAAATACATATCATAGTAAACTCATCAAATTATGCGTAGTTCACACTTCATAGAACTAAATTATGCTAGAACTGTTTCTAGTTAGCGGAACATACTAAAAGTCAGTTAAAGCTTATAACTATGAAAAAATCATTTTATATATAAAATCCAATATTAAAAGCTGGACTTTATGTCGAAACCAGTTTTGAActtgttgatatttgtaaatatatagtgttgagaatatttgtatatagagtagtcccacatcgactatatcatgtaactaattgtaatctctctctatataataaagtctccgtaGTGCTTTTAAAAGCACATGGTTTAACctaaatgtctcttagtctctccTAATTTAATATGGTATCAAAGTCTCCTATTGGTCCTTGGGTCCTCGATTCTGGTGCGTCTGATCGTGTTACCGGTAATAAAGGTCTTTTTTTTCCCTCTCTACCCCTGGTTTCTTACCGAGTATAACTTCCGCAAATGGTTCTCAAACCCGATCCCAAGGGATTGGTACTGTCCAAATTTTACCATCTCTCTCTGTTACTTCTGTCCTATATGTACCTAATTGCCCATTTAATTTACTGTCAGTCAGTCGTTTAACTCGTTCCCTTAATTGTTCTATCATCTTTACTGATAGTAATGTTACTCTGCAGGATCGGAGTTCGGGACAGACGATTGGCGTCAGATGTGAGTCTCAAGGCCTCTACTACTTCTCTATGTCATCTACCACATTCTCCACCACAGATTCTCCACTCATTATACATGCGCAGTTAGGTCATCCAGGTCTTCCCAAACTATAAAAGTTGGTGCCTAGTCTATCTAAATTGTCCACTTTACATTTCCTGATCGAGTCAATAAACGGGCTGCGTccccttttgctttagttcactCCAATGTTTGGGGTCCCTCGCGTACCGTGTCTACTTTTGAGTCCAAATATTTTGTAACTTTTATTAATGATTTTTCATGTTGCACATGGCTATTTTTAATGAAGAACAAATCTGAATTgttttctatttttgaacaatttTATCGAGAAATAAGAACTCAATTTGGCTTGTCTATTCGTAAAGTGACAATGCACGTGAATATTTATCCCAACGGTTTCAAACTTTTATGTCATCCAATGGTATTCTTCACCAAACATCTTGCCCTCATACACCCCAATAAAATGGGGTAGCCGAACGCAAAAATCGGCATCTTGTAGAAACCACTCGGACCCTACTTCTCCATGGTAATGTTCCTCTCCGTTTTTGGGGGGATGTGGTGCTCATGGCATGTTACCTCATAAATCGCATGCCCTCATCTGCCCTTAATAATAAAATCCCTCATTCAATCCTGTTTCCAAACTCTCCTCTCCACCCAATTCCTCCTCGAGTATTCGGGTTAACGTGTTTTGTACACAATCTCTCCCCTGGTCTTGATAAACTAGCAGCTCGATCACTAAAGTGTCTCTTTTTTGGTTATCATCGTTCCCAAAAGGGTTATCGTTGTTATTCTCATACTCTACAACGATACCTCATATCGGCCGATGTTACCTTCTTCGAGTCTGTTCCATATTTCGGGTCCAACCCAGTATCTCCGGAACCTCTTCAAGAAAGTACCCCCACACCTTTTCCGGCAGTTATTAATGTCCCGCCTACCATTATCCCCCACCAGTCTATGGCTCCTGACCCCCCTACTTCTTGACCACTTCAAACATATCAGCGTTGTCGCCCAACGTCTGTCGTCCCTGTCCCTGAGGTCATTGCAGACTCTTCTCCGACGCCTCCGCCAACACCGGATCCGATCCTGCAACCTGAGTCTGATCTTCCTATTGCCCTTCGAAAAGGTATACGTCAAACACGAAATCCTTCTCCAcattatattgatttatgttatcatcgtctttcccctttgcagtatacttgtttgtcttctttgtcttctgtttctattcctaaaactccaggtgaagcattatctcaccctgagtggaggccaacaatgattgatgaaatgtgtgTTCTTCAAAGCAGTGGTATCTGGGAACTGGTTCCTCTACCCCTGGGAAATCTTTAGTAGGTTGTCGTTGGCTTTATACAGTGAAGGTTGGTCCAGATGGTAAGATTGATCGATTTAAAGCTCGCTTGGTAGCCAAAAGATACACTCAGATTTTTGGATTGGATTATAGTGATACCTTCTTGCCTATAGCCAAGATGGCATCTGTTAGACTTCTTCTAGCCATTGCAGCCATTCGACATTGGCCTTGAAGAGGAAATATATATGGAGCAACCGCCTGAATTTGTTGCTCAGCGGGAGTCATCGAATATGGTGGGTAGGTTACACAggtctctttatggtcttaagcaaTCTCCGAGAGCTTGGTTCGGCAGATTCAGCGCTGTATTACACCAGTTTGGTATGGTCCGTAGTGAAGCTGGTCATTCTGTTTTTTATCGTCACTCAGCCCAAGggtgtatttatcttattgtgtacgtagatgatattgtcataacTGGTAGTGATCAACAGGGTATACTCCAGTTAAAACAACATCTCTCGATTCAATTTCAGACaaaagaccttggtaaactccgCTATTTCTTGGGTATTGTGGTAGCACAATCTAAAGGTGGTTTGGTGATTTCTTAGCGGAAATATactatggatattttggaagaaacaggtttgttgaatgctaaaccagctgatactcctatggatccaAGTGTCAAACTACTACCTAAATCAGGGGGAGCCTTTATCTGACTCAGGAAGGTATAGGAGATTGGttggaaagttgaattatctcacaGTCACACGTCTAGACATTTCTTTTGGGGTTAGTATGGTAAGTCAATTCTTAAATTCCCCTTGTCAGGAACACATGGATGCTGTTATCCggattctgagatacatcaaatGTGCTCCAGGAAAAGGTTTAGTGTAATGAAGATAAAGGACATACTCAGATAATTGGATACTCTGATGCTGATTGGGCAGGGTCTCCCATTGATAGACGATCCACCTCTGGGTATTGTGTACTTGTTGGAGGAAACCTTATATCCTGGAAAAGTAAGAAATAAAACGTAGTTGTAAGATCAAGCGCTGAGACAGAGTATAGGGCCATGGCAATGGCAACATAtgaacttatttggttaaaacagttgctcaaggaacttcaaattgaaaaagcaagaccaatgacacttatttgtgataatcaagcTGCATTGCATATTGCTTTAAATCCAGTCTTCCATGAGAGGACGAAAGATATTGAGATAGACTGTCACTTTGTTAGAAAGAAGATCGAGTCATGTGACATTGTCACAAGCTTTGTCAACTCTAATAATCAATTGGCAGACGTGTTTACAAAATCTCTGCGAAGCCCCAtaactaattatatatgtaacaagcttgatgcatttgacttatatgctcaagcttgagggagagtgttgatatttgtaaatatagtgttgagaatatttgtatatagaatagtcccacatcgactatatcatgtaattagttgtaatctCTCGCTATATAATAAGGTCTCCGTAATGCTTTTAAAAACACACGCTTTAACctaaatgtctcttagtctctccTAATTCAATAGAACTAAAAAACCAGATTTTGAAAACTGGATTTTTTTTACCCGGAACCAATTTTAAAATTGAAAACTGGTTATGAAGTCCATAACCGATCATAAATTTGGTTGTGGATATAACCAATTTTATATCTGGTTTTGTAATCACAAACAAAACCAATGGTGGGTTGGTTATAATATCCAGTTAAGATAAATTGTTCTGGATTAGTTATGTAAATAATTACCATGGGCATCCCTAGGTAAACCTACAAGTCAAGTTTACGAGTCTGTATTGACAACTTGATATGGTTGCAGTTGCGGCTGTATTACCGTTCCCGAGACTTCTATAACTGTTATTGTTTGGCAGACCAAGTTCATGCTCTATTGcgttatttttatttttaaacagTGTTATACTATTCTCTCAATTGAGGAAAAACATACAGCTCTCGTACCTCTGATTTCATTTCTTTTCCTGCAGTTTAACTGTATTAGCAGCGCCATTTGTTGTATTTTATGAAAATTCATTTATGTAATTGTTATGTTGTTTACTTATTCGGTTTTGTTGCAGGAGAGACATTATTTGCTGCAAGAGATGAAAATGTATGTCACTACCATTCTTTTCAAAATTGTTGTGCAAAAATGTCTCAAATGATTCTCTCTTTCTTTCTCTAATGAGACATTATTGATGTTTTTAATTATCTTTTCATAGCTTGGAGGCCAATGTTTCTGCACTTACAAATTTTGAGGTCCTTGATTTCATACGAGCTAAAGGAGCTTCAAAAGATCCAACACGGGTTATTGCCAAAGTAGCAATGTCCGAATACAAGGTTTGTTTTTCTGCTAAGACAATTGGTCATAGATAACCCTTTTTTATTTGTGATTATATTTGTTGCCATAGATAGTAATGCTATTTAAGCTTTTTGTGATTACAGGTTTACGATTATTTAGTTAATACTGCAGCTGGTAGTCAAACAAGAGAGAGCGTCAAAGAATATTTGACAAGTATTAAAAAGCATGAGCTGTCACAGGCTGAGGTTCTGAATGTATTAAACATCAGACCAGCTGCCGAAGTGGAATTATTTCATGTAAGTGTCATAACTATGTTCTTCTCATTTATTTTATGTCTGAGTAATCTGTTAGATGGTACGTTAGCGACTTAGCTCTGCATTTTCTTTATGCGTTCACATTTTCTGCAATATGTAGTTTCTGTTGTTTTTATTTAGCTTTGAAGTGTCGGACTGTCGGGGTTTGAAGCTTTGTAGCTAAGCGGTTAGTAGTAACACAAATGTTTAATGAGTAGGAATTGAACTTGCTAACCCGGGGTCTACAACACTCACAATCCATACCAGACCTTATAACTAAATATTTTTTGAATTACTTATTGTTCTCTTATATTTGTTA encodes:
- the LOC127128008 gene encoding uncharacterized protein LOC127128008 isoform X2 is translated as MKILEANVSALTNFEVLDFIRAKGASKDPTRVIAKVAMSEYKVYDYLVNTAAGSQTRESVKEYLTSIKKHELSQAEVLNVLNIRPAAEVELFHIIEDCTVRFPDEEIAEIVELVEKTLPARSNEETSKEISEGEEETETQKYENGNEIRQDQIEDGEQMDTS